The Deltaproteobacteria bacterium HGW-Deltaproteobacteria-6 genome has a segment encoding these proteins:
- a CDS encoding polyamine ABC transporter ATP-binding protein — protein MNKGVPVLEPSEHQPIIIVKNLTQRFGNNTVFEDVSFEVYKGEVLVIVGGSGCGKSTLLKIMIGLQKPYAGQVLYQGMDITRASDEDLNDYRQNIGVLFQSSALFSSMTIKENIALPLSEYTDLDPGTIDNIIKMKLGMVNLAGYEDHYPSELSGGMKKRAGIARAMALDPRVLFLDELSAGLDPITAVELDDLIIKTNEALRTTMVIVSHELESIYKIAHRVLMLDKEARGMIAEGKPLELKEYSADPRVKSFFLRQLPVDHDEQRLYVS, from the coding sequence ATTAATAAAGGAGTTCCCGTTTTGGAACCATCGGAACATCAACCCATCATCATTGTAAAGAACCTGACTCAGCGGTTTGGCAATAACACCGTTTTCGAAGATGTGAGCTTTGAGGTCTACAAGGGGGAAGTTCTGGTGATTGTGGGCGGCAGCGGTTGCGGCAAATCAACGTTGCTGAAAATCATGATCGGCCTGCAAAAACCTTATGCCGGGCAGGTTTTGTATCAGGGAATGGACATTACCCGGGCATCCGATGAGGACTTGAACGATTACCGGCAGAATATCGGTGTGCTCTTTCAATCCAGCGCCTTGTTCAGTTCGATGACGATTAAAGAAAACATCGCGTTGCCGCTTTCTGAATACACCGATCTTGATCCGGGAACTATTGACAATATTATCAAAATGAAACTGGGCATGGTCAACCTAGCCGGGTACGAAGATCATTATCCATCCGAACTTTCCGGCGGCATGAAAAAAAGAGCGGGCATCGCCCGCGCGATGGCGCTCGATCCGCGCGTGCTTTTTCTGGACGAACTGTCTGCGGGCCTTGACCCGATCACCGCGGTGGAACTCGACGACCTGATCATCAAAACCAATGAAGCCCTGAGGACAACCATGGTGATCGTCAGTCACGAATTGGAATCTATTTACAAAATTGCCCATCGGGTGTTAATGTTGGATAAGGAGGCCAGGGGAATGATTGCCGAAGGCAAACCTTTGGAATTGAAAGAATACTCTGCAGACCCGCGGGTGAAAAGCTTCTTTTTACGCCAACTGCCTGTAGATCATGATGAACAGAGGCTTTATGTCAGCTAA
- a CDS encoding inositol monophosphatase: protein MTEFMDFAQKMAREAGKLLASKLTEQHQVHYKGTIDLVTEADKMSEELILTEISRLYPDHGILSEESAVKNEQAKMRWIIDPLDGTTNYAHGFPFFCVSIALEKEGAVVLGVIYDPVRDELFAASRACGAYLNGKKLRVSIVNDLSRSLLATGFPYDIRVSPDNNLNFFSAMAVKAQAIRRPGAAALDLAYLACGRIDGFWELKLKPWDTAAGSLLVTEAGGTISDMRGGPWRLKSPDLLASNGLIQEQMMEVFKEAEG, encoded by the coding sequence ATGACGGAGTTCATGGACTTTGCCCAAAAAATGGCGCGTGAGGCAGGAAAATTGCTCGCCTCGAAATTAACTGAGCAGCATCAGGTCCATTACAAAGGAACGATCGATCTGGTGACGGAAGCTGATAAAATGTCAGAAGAGCTGATTCTTACGGAAATCAGCCGCCTATACCCCGATCATGGAATTTTATCCGAGGAATCGGCCGTAAAAAATGAGCAGGCAAAAATGCGCTGGATTATTGATCCGCTGGACGGGACGACCAATTACGCACATGGATTCCCTTTTTTTTGCGTTTCCATTGCTTTGGAGAAGGAAGGCGCTGTGGTGCTTGGTGTTATTTACGATCCGGTCAGAGATGAATTGTTTGCGGCCTCGCGGGCTTGTGGCGCTTATCTCAATGGCAAAAAACTGCGGGTCTCCATTGTCAATGATCTGTCGCGCAGCCTTCTGGCTACCGGTTTTCCTTATGACATCCGCGTTAGCCCGGACAACAACCTTAATTTTTTCAGTGCAATGGCCGTAAAGGCGCAGGCGATCCGGCGGCCGGGTGCGGCGGCTCTCGACCTGGCTTATCTGGCTTGCGGGCGGATTGACGGATTCTGGGAATTGAAGCTCAAACCGTGGGATACCGCCGCGGGCAGTCTTCTGGTTACGGAAGCGGGCGGTACTATTTCCGATATGAGGGGCGGACCGTGGCGGTTGAAATCACCCGATCTTCTGGCCAGCAATGGTCTGATTCAGGAGCAGATGATGGAGGTTTTTAAAGAGGCTGAAGGCTGA
- a CDS encoding twin-arginine translocase TatA/TatE family subunit: MFGIGIPELLIILVIILIIFGVGKLPEIGSALGKGIKNFKKSVSDNPDTTGTPVKKEEDK, encoded by the coding sequence ATGTTTGGAATAGGAATACCGGAACTATTGATTATATTGGTTATCATCCTCATTATTTTCGGCGTCGGAAAACTTCCCGAAATCGGTTCGGCATTGGGTAAAGGAATAAAAAATTTCAAGAAATCCGTTTCCGATAATCCCGACACTACCGGCACTCCGGTGAAAAAGGAAGAAGACAAGTAA